In the Tribolium castaneum strain GA2 chromosome 1, icTriCast1.1, whole genome shotgun sequence genome, one interval contains:
- the LOC660347 gene encoding cuticle protein precursor, with protein sequence MHGGAVLALLVLAVASVSAQGGEGYGHHHLEEYIDYRARPRYHYDYNVHDHHTHDFHHQWEHRDGKEVKGEYSLIQPDGRRRTVEYRAGKHGADYRIKYEGHSHHGGIGSFGIGGN encoded by the exons ATGCACGGTGGAGCA GTTCTCGCCCTTCTAGTCCTAGCGGTAGCCTCAGTCTCCGCCCAAGGGGGAGAAGGTTACGGCCATCATCACTTGGAGGAGTACATCGACTACAGGGCACGCCCTCGCTACCACTACGACTACAACGTCCACGACCACCACACCCATGACTTCCACCACCAATGGGAGCACAGAGACGGGAAGGAGGTCAAGGGAGAGTACAGTCTCATCCAACCTGACGGCAGGAGGAGGACTGTGGAGTACCGCGCTGGCAAGCACGGTGCCGACTACAGGATAAAGTACGAAGGACACAGCCACCACGGGGGCATTGGCTCTTTCGGGATTGGAGGCAACTGA